One part of the Hydra vulgaris chromosome 01, alternate assembly HydraT2T_AEP genome encodes these proteins:
- the LOC100200072 gene encoding GTP-binding protein Di-Ras1 produces the protein MQTRRQGNAKSRRNALKTLRKRDCVGLLLVGKCETGKSSLVNRWINGDYKDYYIPTVEEFYLKSYGVMGHSVNVGVIDMSGSWDFPGMLDLYFNKADSIIFVYEVNNKVSISEMFLFYQRLVKIRGENHEVYMTVVGTKMDKQQQYDESTKNEAVDAFIKEIGGRAKHTITSAKLNINVVEAFEAALSNVVANMTPNEDAIKRLDKLMKTNEKKSICSACSLM, from the coding sequence ATGCAAACAAGACGTCAGGGTAATGCAAAAAGTCGTCGTAACGCATTGAAGACACTAAGAAAAAGGGACTGTGTTGGCTTATTATTAGTCGGAAAATGTGAAACTGGTAAAAGTTCGCTTGTAAACAGATGGATAAATGGAGATTATAAAGACTATTATATACCAACTGTCGAagaattttacttaaaatcttACGGCGTTATGGGGCATAGTGTTAATGTTGGAGTAATTGATATGTCAGGATCATGGGACTTTCCGGGAATGCTAGATTTGTATTTCAATAAAGCTGATagcataatttttgtttatgaagttaataacaaagtttctatttctgaaatgtttttgttttaccaGCGTTTGGTTAAAATTCGTGGGGAAAATCACGAGGTTTATATGACTGTAGTTGGCACTAAAATGGATAAACAGCAACAATACGATGAAAGTACGAAAAATGAAGCTGTTGAtgcttttataaaagaaataggAGGACGTGCAAAGCACACCATTACGTCGgcaaagttaaatataaacgTCGTTGAAGCCTTTGAAGCAGCGCTGAGTAACGTTGTAGCAAACATGACTCCGAATGAAGACGCCATTAAAAGATTAGATAAATTAATGAAGACTAATGAAAAGAAAAGCATTTGTTCAGCATGTAGTTtgatgtaa